A single window of Jiangella alkaliphila DNA harbors:
- a CDS encoding ABC transporter ATP-binding protein, translated as MLITLLRTYLRPYRRWLAAVVVLQFIGTLASLYLPSLNADIIDNGIARGDTGYIMRTGGWMLAATLLQIACTVGAVYFGAKTAMAFGRDVRAAVFHRVGEFSAREVGRFGAPSLITRNTNDVQQVQMLVLMSCTLLVTAPITATGGLIMALREDVDLAWLLLVCVPALVIGIALIVRRMVPGFRLMQVRIDAVNRVMREQITGIRVVRAFVRERWERSRFAVANTALTETALYVGRLMALMFPWVMFVLNVSSVAVLWFGASRIDDGQLQIGSLTAFLTYLIQILMAVMMATFMLVMIPRATVCAERIGEVLGTDSSVVPPAEPVTTLPSRVSLELRGAGFAYPGAESPVLRDVSFTVEPGTTTAVVGSTGSGKTTLVSLVPRLIDVTAGQVLAGGVDVRRLDPEALRERIGLVPQKAYLFSGTVASNLRYGKPDATDDELWDALRVAQAADFVEEMPEGLDAPIAQGGTNVSGGQRQRLAIARALVRKPGIYLFDDSFSALDLATDARLRAALRPHITDAAVVIVAQRISTIIDADQIVVLDDGAVVGLGTHAELMETSPTYTEIVESQLTAEEAA; from the coding sequence ATGCTCATCACCCTGCTGCGGACGTACCTGCGCCCGTACCGGCGGTGGCTCGCCGCCGTCGTCGTGCTGCAGTTCATCGGCACGCTGGCCTCGCTCTACCTGCCCAGTCTCAACGCCGACATCATCGACAACGGCATCGCCCGCGGCGACACCGGCTACATCATGCGTACCGGCGGGTGGATGCTGGCGGCGACGCTGCTGCAGATCGCCTGCACGGTCGGCGCGGTGTACTTCGGCGCGAAGACGGCGATGGCGTTCGGCCGCGACGTGCGGGCCGCCGTCTTCCACCGCGTCGGCGAGTTCTCCGCTCGCGAGGTGGGCCGGTTCGGCGCGCCGTCGCTGATCACCCGCAACACCAACGACGTCCAGCAGGTCCAGATGCTGGTGCTGATGTCGTGCACGCTGCTGGTCACCGCGCCGATCACGGCGACCGGCGGCCTCATCATGGCGCTGCGCGAGGACGTCGACCTGGCCTGGCTGCTGCTGGTCTGCGTCCCCGCGCTGGTCATCGGCATCGCGCTGATCGTGCGCCGCATGGTGCCCGGGTTCCGGCTCATGCAGGTGCGCATCGACGCCGTCAACCGGGTCATGCGCGAGCAGATCACCGGCATCCGGGTGGTGCGGGCGTTCGTCCGCGAGCGCTGGGAGCGCAGCCGGTTCGCCGTCGCCAACACCGCGCTCACCGAGACCGCGCTGTACGTCGGCCGGCTGATGGCGCTGATGTTCCCGTGGGTGATGTTCGTCCTCAACGTGTCCAGCGTTGCCGTGCTGTGGTTCGGCGCGTCGCGCATCGACGACGGCCAGCTGCAGATCGGCTCGCTGACGGCGTTCCTGACCTACCTCATCCAGATCCTGATGGCGGTCATGATGGCGACGTTCATGCTGGTCATGATTCCGCGGGCGACGGTCTGCGCGGAACGCATCGGCGAGGTGCTCGGCACCGACTCGTCGGTGGTGCCGCCGGCGGAGCCGGTGACGACCCTGCCGTCCCGGGTGTCGCTGGAGCTGCGCGGCGCGGGGTTCGCCTACCCGGGCGCTGAGTCGCCGGTGCTGCGCGACGTGTCGTTCACCGTCGAGCCCGGCACCACGACCGCGGTCGTCGGCAGCACCGGTTCGGGCAAGACGACCCTGGTCAGCCTGGTGCCGCGGCTCATCGACGTGACGGCGGGCCAGGTGCTGGCCGGCGGCGTCGACGTCCGCCGGCTCGACCCCGAGGCGCTGCGCGAGCGGATCGGCCTGGTGCCGCAGAAGGCGTACCTGTTCTCCGGCACCGTCGCCAGCAACCTGCGGTACGGCAAGCCCGACGCCACCGACGACGAGTTGTGGGACGCGTTGCGCGTTGCGCAGGCCGCCGACTTCGTCGAGGAGATGCCGGAGGGCCTGGACGCGCCGATCGCGCAGGGCGGCACCAACGTGTCCGGCGGGCAGCGGCAGCGGCTGGCGATCGCCCGCGCGCTGGTCCGCAAGCCTGGCATCTACCTGTTCGACGACTCGTTCTCCGCACTCGACCTCGCCACCGACGCCCGGCTGCGGGCGGCGCTGCGCCCGCACATCACCGACGCCGCGGTGGTCATCGTCGCGCAGCGCATCTCCACGATCATCGACGCCGACCAGATCGTGGTGCTCGATGACGGCGCCGTCGTCGGGCTCGGCACCCACGCCGAGCTGATGGAGACCAGCCCGACCTACACCGAGATCGTCGAGTCCCAGCTGACCGCGGAGGAGGCAGCATGA
- a CDS encoding TetR/AcrR family transcriptional regulator, producing MATETRRVRATPMSPEQRRAAIIDATLPLVRQHGFDVSTRQIAEAAGIAEGTIFRVFDDKDSLLKQVLEAAIDPGDTERRLRAIGTDLPLEHRLLVAAEILHERLTSVFQLMVAIGFSRPPGDDGRQEPPRHAGIMAVIAALVEPDRRRLRVPPVEVARRLRILAFAGFHPLINDHEPMTPAEVVDLLLHGVVAAPATTNDPSP from the coding sequence ATGGCCACCGAGACCCGCCGGGTGCGCGCGACGCCCATGTCGCCGGAACAGCGACGTGCGGCGATCATCGACGCCACCCTGCCGCTGGTCCGCCAGCACGGGTTCGACGTCAGCACCCGGCAGATCGCCGAGGCGGCGGGCATCGCCGAGGGCACCATCTTCCGGGTCTTCGACGACAAGGACTCGCTGCTCAAGCAGGTGCTCGAGGCGGCGATCGACCCCGGCGACACCGAGCGGCGGCTGCGGGCCATCGGCACCGACCTGCCGCTGGAGCACCGGCTGCTGGTCGCGGCGGAGATCCTGCACGAGCGGCTCACCAGCGTCTTCCAGCTCATGGTGGCCATCGGCTTCAGCCGGCCGCCGGGCGACGACGGGCGCCAGGAGCCGCCGCGGCACGCCGGCATCATGGCCGTCATCGCCGCGTTGGTCGAGCCCGACCGCCGTCGGCTGCGGGTCCCGCCGGTCGAGGTGGCCCGGCGGCTGCGCATCCTCGCCTTCGCCGGCTTCCACCCGCTCATCAACGACCACGAGCCCATGACCCCGGCCGAGGTCGTCGACCTGCTGCTGCACGGCGTCGTCGCCGCGCCGGCGACCACGAACGACCCGTCGCCCTGA